A single window of Mycobacteriales bacterium DNA harbors:
- a CDS encoding FAD-dependent oxidoreductase, which translates to MGDSQVRNAIVVGSGPAGYTAAIYLARAALEPLVFEGSVAAGGALMNTTDVENYP; encoded by the coding sequence GTGGGCGACTCGCAGGTGCGTAACGCGATTGTGGTGGGTTCTGGTCCGGCGGGGTACACCGCGGCGATCTACCTGGCGCGGGCGGCGCTGGAGCCGCTGGTCTTCGAGGGCTCGGTCGCCGCCGGTGGTGCGCTGATGAACACCACCGACGTGGAGAACTACCCCG